The Desulfurococcus sp. genome has a segment encoding these proteins:
- a CDS encoding helix-turn-helix domain-containing protein produces MSEQKTVKERILEFLRSQKTPLMPKEISRITGLNYNTVRARLHDLRKEGLAERTAEGWIAKK; encoded by the coding sequence TTGAGTGAGCAGAAGACTGTAAAGGAGAGGATACTTGAGTTTCTGAGGAGCCAGAAGACGCCGTTAATGCCTAAGGAGATAAGCAGGATTACAGGGTTGAATTATAATACAGTTAGAGCTAGACTCCACGACCTCAGGAAGGAGGGATTAGCTGAGAGGACTGCTGAAGGCTGGATTGCAAAGAAGTAG
- a CDS encoding HD domain-containing protein, giving the protein MVSDPIYGYVYFNREVEEQVINSIVVQRLRYIMQLQTAHLVYPGAVHTRFQHSLGVMHLTGLVAEDFTEKLVFFYGESILEGFKPAVIVEASRLAGLLHDIGHAAFGHSFEHSILWRRDPPSDLSNHEKIGLKLFKVLLEDKLESMESKLDLPGLTELTVKLLGDKGEQHPVIEAFKWILRDGLYPSDVMDFLRRDSYYAGTSEYGYVSYERLYRNTYPIIENKSFKAVLDRTGIGEFKQYMIAKASMYEHVYYHSVCRAFDRILDILLEKLDEEYGFYERVAAISRGELEGFLELTDVYVYSLMLSKALREDSEVGRLARLMLIERKPLWRRVGGDYVLSGYKGPVLTGEILRLILDRSWRSRVETALLEELKKKLKGFNIDESSLWIDILDLSPVPRTLLYPNGGGVPRVVLYTGKVSRRQVVVDRELNLLEGESPLAVIIRAYVARDKYTIELEPVVSKTVKETLESMLGINAEEYRRAVEEAYKSTRSIDHSRFKMTM; this is encoded by the coding sequence ATGGTGAGTGATCCTATCTACGGCTACGTCTACTTTAATAGGGAGGTTGAGGAGCAGGTTATCAATAGTATTGTTGTTCAGAGACTCAGGTACATAATGCAGCTTCAGACAGCGCATCTAGTATACCCTGGAGCCGTCCACACTAGATTTCAGCATAGTCTTGGAGTAATGCATTTAACCGGGCTTGTAGCAGAGGATTTCACGGAGAAGCTGGTATTCTTCTACGGGGAAAGTATTCTAGAGGGGTTTAAGCCAGCAGTGATTGTGGAGGCTAGCCGGCTAGCCGGGCTACTACACGATATAGGTCACGCAGCCTTCGGGCATTCATTCGAGCACTCTATTCTATGGAGGAGGGATCCCCCTAGCGATCTCTCGAACCACGAGAAGATAGGGTTAAAGCTGTTTAAAGTTCTCTTAGAGGATAAGCTGGAGAGCATGGAGAGTAAGCTAGACCTCCCAGGGCTCACCGAGCTAACTGTAAAACTACTGGGAGATAAGGGGGAGCAGCATCCTGTAATAGAAGCCTTCAAGTGGATTCTAAGGGATGGATTATACCCATCTGACGTCATGGACTTCCTGAGGAGAGATAGCTATTATGCGGGGACAAGCGAGTACGGTTATGTGAGCTACGAGAGACTCTATAGAAACACGTATCCAATCATTGAGAATAAATCGTTTAAGGCTGTCCTCGATAGAACCGGGATAGGGGAATTCAAGCAGTACATGATTGCTAAGGCCAGCATGTACGAGCACGTCTACTATCACAGTGTCTGCAGAGCCTTCGATAGAATACTCGACATTCTACTCGAAAAGCTGGATGAAGAATACGGGTTCTACGAGAGAGTTGCAGCTATATCGAGGGGCGAGCTGGAAGGATTCCTCGAGCTAACAGATGTATATGTTTACAGCTTAATGCTCTCAAAAGCCTTGAGAGAGGACTCCGAGGTAGGGCGTTTAGCAAGACTAATGCTGATTGAGAGGAAACCTTTATGGAGGCGGGTTGGCGGAGACTACGTTTTAAGCGGCTACAAGGGGCCGGTGCTCACAGGTGAGATACTCAGGTTAATCCTCGATAGAAGCTGGAGGAGTAGAGTGGAGACGGCTCTCCTAGAGGAACTAAAGAAGAAGCTTAAAGGCTTCAACATAGATGAGAGCAGCCTATGGATAGATATACTGGATTTATCACCTGTACCTAGGACTCTACTATACCCTAATGGGGGTGGAGTTCCTAGAGTAGTACTCTACACTGGCAAGGTATCCCGCCGGCAGGTAGTGGTAGATAGAGAGCTAAACCTGCTTGAAGGGGAGTCACCTCTAGCAGTAATTATTAGAGCCTATGTTGCTAGAGACAAGTATACTATTGAGTTAGAGCCCGTGGTCTCGAAGACTGTAAAGGAGACTCTGGAGAGCATGCTCGGCATTAACGCAGAGGAGTACAGGAGGGCTGTTGAAGAGGCATATAAATCTACTAGAAGTATTGATCACTCGAGGTTTAAGATGACAATGTAG
- a CDS encoding nicotinamide-nucleotide adenylyltransferase, whose protein sequence is MDVERCLIIARFQPFHYGHLHAVEYCYRRHSEVIIVVGMASQSHTPENPFTAGERLLMIRGALKWAGHDLSRYITVTLPTLEVNRAAVHFVRQYSPPFKYVVTLNPIIQRLFTEEGYTVVAPPSIDRDKYSGSIVRKLIASGDPSWKQLVPPPVAEIIEGIGGVERVRMLYSEKLPGYYSTA, encoded by the coding sequence ATGGATGTAGAGAGATGTCTTATTATAGCACGATTCCAGCCCTTCCACTACGGGCATCTCCACGCTGTAGAATACTGCTATAGAAGGCATAGCGAGGTCATAATAGTAGTTGGGATGGCTAGCCAGAGCCATACACCTGAAAATCCCTTTACAGCAGGTGAAAGACTCCTCATGATACGGGGGGCTCTCAAGTGGGCTGGGCACGATTTATCAAGGTATATAACAGTCACTCTGCCAACACTAGAAGTCAACAGGGCAGCTGTACACTTTGTTAGACAGTACAGTCCCCCCTTTAAATACGTTGTAACCTTAAATCCGATAATACAGCGCCTCTTCACTGAGGAAGGCTACACTGTAGTGGCTCCGCCATCTATTGATAGAGATAAGTATAGTGGGAGTATTGTAAGGAAGCTTATAGCGAGTGGTGATCCCTCATGGAAGCAGCTGGTTCCACCGCCGGTTGCCGAGATAATTGAAGGTATTGGTGGTGTTGAGAGAGTTAGAATGCTCTATAGCGAGAAGCTGCCCGGATACTACTCTACTGCGTGA
- a CDS encoding YkgJ family cysteine cluster protein produces the protein MPVFKCPACGLCCTFSPVSLLPHEDVVLKLIAGKLGLPYKSQPGYMVYDEISGVNIAFSYVMELVNGKCVFLNGVKCLIHDVYKPLICRSYPYIPRYVKYNIDEREKRVFAVAEYGLSLACPVIRRDRGVLEMHVEQPGILLKYMPREYYASIEMENTRNLLLGLLSKLWRDGLVEISTARRSTQVVNLYEFLRVYYPNLPNILNIDKVVEKVRVLEGEAGE, from the coding sequence ATACCTGTATTCAAGTGCCCTGCATGTGGTCTCTGCTGTACTTTCTCTCCTGTATCACTACTACCTCACGAGGACGTAGTTTTAAAACTCATAGCTGGTAAGCTGGGCTTACCCTACAAGAGTCAGCCAGGCTACATGGTTTACGACGAGATATCAGGCGTGAATATAGCCTTCAGCTACGTCATGGAGCTAGTTAATGGTAAATGCGTTTTTCTCAATGGAGTTAAATGCTTGATTCACGATGTATACAAACCGCTTATATGCCGAAGCTACCCGTATATTCCACGCTACGTTAAATACAATATAGATGAGAGGGAAAAACGTGTATTCGCTGTAGCCGAGTACGGTTTAAGCCTCGCGTGCCCTGTTATTAGAAGAGACCGTGGTGTACTCGAGATGCATGTAGAGCAGCCCGGCATACTATTAAAGTATATGCCGAGAGAGTACTATGCGTCAATTGAAATGGAGAACACCAGGAACCTCCTACTAGGCCTTCTATCAAAGCTCTGGAGGGACGGCTTAGTTGAGATATCAACAGCTAGAAGAAGCACGCAGGTGGTTAACCTCTACGAGTTTCTAAGAGTATACTACCCTAACCTCCCAAACATACTTAACATTGATAAGGTTGTCGAGAAAGTAAGAGTACTGGAGGGCGAAGCCGGTGAGTGA
- a CDS encoding biotin--[acetyl-CoA-carboxylase] ligase — translation MSEDLLLKLEVLRVLSQRREMELQELARELGVTEEYARGILGELSKYFIIKVSESSVSWSTSDNLGWLKPWGWSYYYRIIMGSSMTSARWLPPWSIVVSELQSQGKGRHGKTWISNLGGLWVTFKIHAKPQTTQLLPMIVPVVLVRVLRDKLSVNSEVKWPNDIVYKNGKIAGILLEGEYAGADIIGYIGVGMNVNNDPPIETAVSLRGIKGELVPRGRLLSYLTGWMGRLDKLSEKPDELRREYMEYLSTLGRRVTALTVSGEVKGVAKDITELGELVVENERGSYKLTSSEVLRLIHVE, via the coding sequence GTGAGTGAGGATTTACTGTTGAAACTAGAAGTTCTAAGAGTACTCTCCCAGCGTAGGGAGATGGAGCTTCAAGAGTTAGCCAGGGAGCTTGGTGTGACCGAGGAGTATGCTCGCGGAATCCTCGGTGAGCTATCCAAGTACTTCATTATCAAGGTATCAGAGTCATCTGTCTCCTGGAGTACTAGTGATAACCTTGGATGGCTTAAACCCTGGGGGTGGAGCTACTACTACAGGATTATAATGGGGTCTTCAATGACCTCAGCGAGATGGCTGCCTCCCTGGAGTATTGTAGTATCAGAGCTTCAAAGCCAGGGTAAGGGGAGACACGGTAAAACCTGGATAAGCAACCTGGGGGGCTTATGGGTGACATTCAAGATCCACGCTAAGCCTCAGACCACTCAGCTACTACCAATGATAGTCCCCGTCGTACTAGTTAGAGTTCTAAGAGATAAGCTCTCAGTTAACTCGGAGGTAAAGTGGCCTAACGATATAGTCTACAAGAATGGAAAGATCGCTGGCATCCTCTTAGAGGGAGAGTACGCGGGAGCAGATATTATAGGCTATATTGGAGTGGGAATGAACGTCAATAATGATCCCCCGATAGAAACTGCTGTAAGCCTCAGAGGTATTAAAGGCGAGCTAGTACCACGCGGTAGGTTACTCTCTTATTTAACGGGATGGATGGGCAGGCTAGACAAGCTGTCGGAGAAACCTGATGAACTGAGAAGAGAGTACATGGAGTATCTTTCAACCCTAGGTAGAAGAGTTACAGCTCTAACTGTAAGTGGAGAGGTTAAGGGTGTAGCCAAGGACATCACAGAGCTAGGCGAGCTAGTAGTAGAGAATGAGAGAGGTAGCTACAAGCTAACTAGTAGTGAAGTACTCAGACTCATACACGTTGAGTAG
- a CDS encoding oligosaccharide flippase family protein: MSRGNGEAVDTATQAVLYGFSTILQVALQVATMMIISRSLGPSNYGIYTLALLPSSILSAISDPGITSSMFRYVSTARARGDECTAAYSYRFSLLILSAINTILLALIALYPRELGVLLAQREGLDALIIATAPYPLASTLYSAALAYYAGVEKAFLRSFLQLLAPLLRLILVSTALLMGLSVQGVILAHVATYVVMALICILLSIREVEIAGSCSPAFKPRDFLALSLSIYLIGLSGLLVYRVIGFLVAYTTRDLGLEGDLQVGNYNAASALLGAVTSVLGSLAIPLTPLLAKRAGDQFRDTAVVLLDVLFALAVPLTAYAFFFADSLLYSVYGRSYTLAPLFFRYMSISMIAWPIQAVYGAIYWILEDKKPLALYGLAILSSGLLLAFPLSLVMRLQGIAVAQGLYPLVSSLVLAYYGSYKYKVNPSLRRVSMILAVSIALLMPIRYLTLSLQYYIAQALVGFTLYAIAFTVVGGLIGIISSIEVAMLEALSRRIPVVGSILGILVWLYRKAADLTRRD; the protein is encoded by the coding sequence TTGAGCAGGGGTAACGGCGAGGCCGTTGATACAGCTACGCAAGCCGTCTTATACGGGTTCTCAACAATACTTCAAGTTGCTCTTCAAGTAGCCACAATGATGATTATCTCGAGGAGCTTGGGGCCCTCAAACTACGGTATCTACACTCTAGCACTCCTACCCTCCTCTATTCTCTCAGCGATCTCTGACCCAGGTATTACTTCATCGATGTTCAGGTACGTATCGACTGCTAGAGCTCGAGGAGACGAGTGCACAGCAGCCTACTCCTATAGGTTCTCGCTGCTAATACTTTCAGCAATCAACACTATACTACTAGCCCTGATAGCACTATATCCTAGGGAACTCGGGGTGCTACTAGCTCAGCGGGAAGGATTAGATGCTTTAATCATTGCTACAGCACCATACCCGCTTGCCTCAACTCTGTACTCTGCTGCACTAGCCTACTATGCTGGCGTCGAGAAGGCTTTTCTAAGAAGTTTCCTCCAGCTACTCGCCCCGCTCTTAAGGCTCATACTAGTGTCAACTGCTCTACTAATGGGTTTATCTGTTCAAGGAGTGATCCTAGCTCACGTAGCCACATACGTAGTAATGGCTCTCATATGCATCCTCCTATCGATTAGGGAAGTCGAGATCGCAGGCTCGTGCTCGCCTGCATTCAAGCCCAGGGATTTCCTGGCCCTCTCACTCTCAATATACTTGATTGGGCTTTCAGGCCTCCTAGTTTACAGAGTGATAGGCTTCCTAGTAGCATATACTACACGAGACCTCGGCCTGGAGGGGGACTTGCAGGTGGGTAACTATAATGCAGCTAGCGCACTACTCGGCGCTGTGACATCAGTTCTCGGCTCACTAGCCATTCCTCTCACCCCCCTCCTAGCTAAGAGAGCAGGGGATCAGTTCAGGGATACAGCAGTAGTTCTACTCGATGTGCTTTTCGCTTTAGCAGTGCCTTTAACCGCTTACGCCTTCTTCTTCGCTGACAGCCTGCTATACTCTGTTTACGGGAGAAGCTATACTCTAGCACCCTTATTCTTCAGATACATGTCTATAAGCATGATTGCATGGCCTATTCAAGCAGTATACGGGGCCATCTACTGGATTCTCGAGGATAAGAAGCCTCTCGCACTCTACGGGCTTGCAATCCTGTCCTCCGGGCTTCTACTCGCTTTTCCACTCTCACTTGTAATGAGGTTACAGGGTATAGCGGTAGCACAGGGATTATACCCTCTAGTATCATCTCTCGTACTAGCTTACTACGGTAGCTACAAGTACAAGGTGAATCCTTCACTCAGAAGAGTCTCCATGATACTAGCGGTATCCATAGCTCTCTTAATGCCCATCAGGTACCTTACATTAAGCCTCCAGTACTATATCGCCCAGGCTCTAGTAGGCTTCACTCTATACGCTATTGCATTCACCGTGGTTGGTGGCTTAATAGGCATCATAAGTAGTATTGAGGTAGCAATGCTTGAAGCGTTATCCAGGAGGATCCCAGTGGTGGGATCCATCCTGGGAATTCTAGTATGGCTGTACAGGAAGGCAGCTGATCTCACTAGACGCGACTAG
- a CDS encoding thiamine-phosphate kinase: protein MGRVLRDLGEENVISILAGRLLQAPSITENLGHPDDARDMLPKGPRIIYALDAFSIRSLKLPWRTMRDVGWMALTGAVSDVVAKGGIPSVAMIGLGLSGEMTAEDVEELASGVREAGDYYKVRVTGGDTNESRDPWIAVSVIGFTTCKKPPRRRGIKPGDVVVATGSYGAMGFVALHGLEEAGRREWVVRDTRRSTVRVELANVIMATYRYIHSSMDVSDGLGYTLSHISELNGYGITLKQLPHHPVELEDYCSGDTTCMWRHVLAGGEEYGVVLFVDGSRVDYVTRELDYYEISYSVIGVVEDRPPGVYINNSTIHVARWDQFKGWWNSEVDSRR, encoded by the coding sequence ATGGGGAGGGTTCTCAGAGATCTCGGTGAGGAAAACGTTATAAGCATACTAGCTGGGAGATTATTGCAAGCCCCATCTATTACCGAGAACCTAGGCCATCCTGATGATGCAAGAGATATGCTTCCCAAGGGCCCTAGGATTATATATGCCTTGGATGCCTTCAGCATTCGGAGCCTTAAGCTACCGTGGAGAACGATGAGGGATGTAGGCTGGATGGCTTTAACTGGAGCAGTAAGCGACGTAGTAGCTAAAGGCGGCATTCCCTCTGTAGCTATGATAGGGCTGGGTCTGAGCGGCGAGATGACTGCTGAAGATGTAGAGGAGCTTGCAAGTGGTGTAAGAGAGGCTGGAGACTACTATAAGGTCAGGGTTACAGGTGGTGACACCAATGAGAGCAGGGATCCATGGATAGCAGTTTCAGTCATAGGCTTCACGACATGCAAGAAACCTCCACGTAGACGTGGCATTAAACCGGGGGATGTAGTAGTAGCTACAGGCTCCTATGGTGCAATGGGCTTTGTAGCACTCCACGGGTTAGAAGAAGCAGGCAGGCGTGAGTGGGTTGTAAGAGATACAAGGAGGAGTACGGTGAGAGTCGAGTTAGCAAACGTGATCATGGCAACCTACAGGTATATTCACTCCTCAATGGATGTAAGCGATGGCCTCGGCTATACATTAAGCCATATCTCCGAGTTAAACGGCTATGGGATAACCCTCAAGCAGCTACCCCACCACCCGGTTGAGCTGGAAGACTACTGTAGTGGTGACACTACATGCATGTGGAGACACGTGCTAGCTGGCGGTGAAGAGTACGGTGTAGTACTCTTCGTCGACGGATCTCGTGTCGACTACGTGACTAGGGAGCTAGACTACTACGAGATATCCTACAGCGTGATCGGTGTTGTCGAGGACCGCCCGCCCGGAGTATACATTAACAACTCTACTATACATGTTGCTAGATGGGATCAATTCAAAGGGTGGTGGAATAGTGAAGTGGATTCTAGAAGGTAA
- a CDS encoding dual specificity protein phosphatase family protein gives MKWILEGKLAQSPMPRLSDIPKLARRFTGIVVLAEASELPLHYLDTLAEHGLEVLHAPTRDFHPVELLDLLKVSIFIERHIEKGGSVLVHCIGGLGRSGVATASYLVFKGYTSYDAIRKVRSTIPGSIENPWQSRMVRTYEVLVNKLRELGLLDTIAEGVQRLERRIYRHASKVLQFHIELHDPLYIDEESMIRGLAKITRKYIIGEDRGDYANSELCLPEALDYDYSSRVVTLSIDTVDKPIITLLCDDDCSTTVRKAGECSRYVAEIMGGEPVFNWGYYTDYV, from the coding sequence GTGAAGTGGATTCTAGAAGGTAAGCTGGCTCAATCACCAATGCCTCGATTAAGTGATATACCAAAGCTGGCACGGAGGTTCACAGGAATCGTTGTTCTCGCTGAAGCCAGCGAGTTACCCTTACACTACCTTGACACTCTAGCTGAGCACGGATTAGAGGTACTTCACGCTCCAACCAGGGACTTCCATCCAGTTGAACTACTCGACTTGCTGAAGGTAAGCATCTTCATTGAGAGACACATTGAGAAGGGTGGATCAGTTCTCGTGCACTGTATAGGTGGACTCGGTAGAAGTGGTGTTGCCACAGCATCATACCTAGTCTTTAAAGGCTATACTTCCTACGACGCTATACGTAAAGTGAGGAGTACTATACCAGGCTCTATTGAGAATCCCTGGCAGTCTAGAATGGTGAGAACTTATGAGGTGCTAGTAAACAAGCTCAGAGAACTAGGGCTGCTAGACACTATAGCTGAAGGAGTCCAGAGGCTTGAGAGAAGAATATATAGGCATGCATCTAAGGTACTACAGTTCCACATAGAACTCCATGATCCCCTCTACATCGACGAGGAATCCATGATACGTGGTTTAGCGAAGATTACTAGGAAATACATAATAGGGGAAGATAGAGGAGACTATGCCAACAGCGAGCTATGCCTGCCGGAGGCTTTAGACTACGATTACAGTAGCAGGGTTGTAACACTCTCCATCGACACTGTTGACAAACCCATTATAACACTACTATGTGATGATGACTGTAGCACCACTGTTAGAAAAGCTGGGGAATGCAGCAGGTATGTAGCGGAGATCATGGGGGGCGAGCCCGTCTTCAACTGGGGCTACTACACGGATTACGTTTAA
- a CDS encoding mechanosensitive ion channel produces MNATRLQGLAVIKDYSVYVYIVVLLVLGWLIVNAIAQAFYVMLKRKYDESTAAAVRSLIRILGLGGLLAGIAGGVAGGAAGVALGGFIGLVVGFATQQVLGQAIAGVFILLAKPFRIGDVVDVAGESEVKVKDVSAMFTIVERKDGLEVLIPSSMIIGQKIVIRKRA; encoded by the coding sequence GTGAACGCTACACGCCTGCAGGGCTTAGCAGTAATAAAAGATTATAGTGTATACGTCTACATAGTAGTGCTATTAGTATTAGGCTGGCTTATAGTTAACGCTATAGCCCAAGCCTTCTACGTGATGTTAAAGCGTAAGTATGACGAATCCACCGCCGCGGCTGTTAGAAGCTTAATCAGGATACTCGGGCTTGGAGGCCTGCTAGCTGGTATCGCTGGAGGAGTTGCAGGTGGTGCTGCAGGTGTAGCTCTCGGAGGTTTCATAGGCTTAGTCGTAGGCTTTGCTACCCAGCAGGTTCTAGGGCAAGCTATAGCAGGCGTGTTCATACTGCTAGCTAAACCCTTCAGGATTGGCGATGTAGTAGACGTAGCTGGTGAAAGCGAAGTAAAAGTTAAAGATGTCTCAGCAATGTTCACAATTGTAGAGAGAAAGGATGGTTTAGAAGTGCTAATACCAAGCTCTATGATCATTGGTCAGAAGATAGTTATAAGGAAAAGAGCCTAG
- a CDS encoding VTT domain-containing protein — protein sequence MLAWLLEWFSKAGGYIGVFMLSLISNAIPYSTIPYLFWLIPVFTRIQDTRILALTIVSAALGASLGKIIVYLIGRSLSSIGSRSRFKENITYLASTQSKALFVTVLLVAATPLPDDVVYIPLGYAGYNILIFFTALLLGKLTITFLAAVFGRSLSFLFEENAGLPSWLATIIYIVITLVIMYVTGSIDWVKVSSTAREKGLREALKLVIKETYTSLLRIPSVIQHFLKRIRVV from the coding sequence TTGCTAGCGTGGCTTTTAGAATGGTTTAGTAAGGCTGGAGGATACATTGGAGTCTTTATGCTCTCCCTGATTTCAAATGCTATACCATACTCTACTATACCATATCTCTTCTGGCTGATACCAGTCTTCACGAGAATCCAGGATACCAGGATACTAGCTCTCACTATTGTATCAGCAGCTCTTGGAGCAAGCTTAGGGAAGATAATAGTGTACTTGATTGGTAGAAGTTTAAGCTCCATTGGATCGAGGAGCAGGTTCAAAGAGAATATCACCTACTTAGCGAGCACGCAGAGCAAAGCTCTCTTCGTAACAGTCCTCCTGGTGGCAGCTACGCCGCTACCGGACGACGTGGTTTACATACCGCTCGGCTACGCTGGATATAATATCCTAATATTCTTTACCGCACTTCTACTGGGAAAGCTCACTATAACATTCCTGGCAGCAGTTTTCGGGAGAAGCCTCTCATTTCTCTTCGAGGAGAATGCCGGGCTACCTTCATGGCTAGCTACAATCATTTACATAGTGATCACGCTTGTAATAATGTACGTAACTGGATCAATAGACTGGGTGAAAGTAAGCAGTACAGCCAGGGAGAAGGGGTTAAGGGAGGCGTTAAAACTCGTAATCAAGGAAACCTATACTTCACTACTAAGAATACCGAGCGTGATACAACACTTCCTTAAAAGAATCAGGGTCGTATAG
- a CDS encoding DUF2299 family protein — protein MVSKASDMISRWLIEETFTLRRLEAPPEARIKWGINVSTPGSPGVSFTIVNPADREDRYVLTLAILVSPEHLKELEKLKPADRLKIMHSILSRALAVCIDCKIMVQPNVLNPQAIVVNMDIFEDEVTSYGKGFFLRTVWRLINTYLSIVSGFNEWMPILPPEAGRQSTQTFI, from the coding sequence ATGGTGTCTAAGGCTAGCGACATGATTAGTAGGTGGCTAATCGAGGAAACCTTCACGCTAAGGAGGCTTGAAGCACCCCCTGAAGCACGAATTAAATGGGGTATTAATGTTTCAACCCCGGGTTCTCCTGGAGTAAGCTTCACTATTGTGAATCCTGCTGACAGAGAGGATAGGTATGTGCTCACTCTTGCAATACTAGTATCCCCTGAGCACCTCAAGGAGCTCGAGAAGCTGAAGCCTGCTGACAGATTGAAGATTATGCACAGCATTCTATCTAGGGCTCTAGCCGTCTGCATCGACTGCAAGATCATGGTTCAACCAAATGTACTGAACCCTCAAGCTATAGTTGTCAACATGGATATCTTCGAGGATGAGGTAACTAGCTACGGAAAAGGATTCTTCCTTAGAACTGTATGGAGGCTTATAAACACTTATCTCTCAATAGTCTCAGGCTTCAACGAGTGGATGCCGATACTGCCTCCAGAAGCAGGCAGGCAGTCAACACAAACCTTTATATAG
- a CDS encoding helix-turn-helix domain-containing protein, which produces MRGLNLLLSLTGLKPSMARIPAVLILSSRELSLSELCEATGHTKSMISEIMSVLEARGLVEASRVKRRVSYRVRVDALRKLIEEHLEKLGNALEDAYRESGLRDFHEIAESIRRRRGG; this is translated from the coding sequence TTGAGGGGCTTGAACTTGCTGCTCAGCCTTACTGGTTTAAAGCCCTCTATGGCGAGGATTCCAGCAGTCCTGATACTTAGTAGTAGAGAGTTAAGCTTGAGTGAACTATGTGAGGCAACAGGCCATACTAAGAGCATGATTTCAGAGATAATGAGTGTTCTCGAAGCTAGAGGGCTGGTTGAAGCTAGCAGGGTTAAGAGAAGAGTGAGCTACAGGGTTAGAGTGGATGCTCTAAGAAAGCTTATCGAGGAGCACTTAGAGAAGCTTGGAAACGCCTTGGAAGACGCGTACAGGGAGAGCGGTCTCAGGGATTTCCACGAGATAGCTGAATCCATTAGGAGACGTAGAGGAGGATAA